Proteins from a genomic interval of Serratia marcescens:
- a CDS encoding type II secretion system F family protein: MISRLRERLTALRGKVPSSEKMNEGLGRWLAQKTFSTADRLTLYEDLAFLLDNNLKVEKALQAMIGSYGGKRPPVVYCLEEMLNALRQGKSVDQGLSSWIPQQEAAILSGGVQDGNLAAALYRAITVVQGMSDMKSALVSTLTYPLMLLATTFAMMKMVTVYFLPRLESLSARDHWVGALWWLSAISEFFVNHAIILCVFIILFVVFVIWSMPNLIGKTRQHVLDRLLPWSVYRDVLGVGFLLNFSALMRAQVKTEDAIEMLSRYAPPWLYERLAATQHQVRQGNHLGLALRNAGYGFPSPRAIDKLVLLTDGDNAEIIIENFARAWLVQTVVRIKRTASLLSNLALGANAGYMILIVLATQNLNDLVGAH; the protein is encoded by the coding sequence ATGATTTCTCGCTTGCGCGAACGTCTGACGGCATTGCGGGGCAAAGTGCCGTCATCGGAAAAAATGAATGAAGGGTTAGGCCGTTGGCTGGCTCAAAAAACCTTTTCCACCGCCGACCGACTGACCCTCTACGAGGATTTGGCTTTCCTGCTCGACAATAACCTCAAGGTGGAAAAGGCCCTCCAGGCAATGATAGGAAGCTACGGAGGAAAACGCCCCCCGGTTGTTTATTGCCTGGAGGAAATGCTCAACGCCCTGCGCCAGGGAAAATCAGTCGACCAAGGGCTCTCATCCTGGATACCCCAGCAAGAAGCTGCAATTCTCAGCGGCGGTGTCCAGGACGGTAACCTGGCTGCTGCTTTATATCGAGCCATTACTGTTGTTCAGGGAATGTCGGATATGAAATCAGCGTTGGTTTCCACGCTGACTTACCCATTAATGCTACTGGCAACCACCTTTGCAATGATGAAAATGGTGACTGTCTATTTTTTGCCTCGGCTGGAGTCATTATCAGCTCGAGATCATTGGGTTGGCGCTTTGTGGTGGCTTAGCGCCATCTCCGAATTCTTTGTCAATCACGCCATTATCCTGTGTGTGTTCATCATTCTGTTCGTTGTTTTCGTGATCTGGTCGATGCCGAACCTCATAGGGAAAACACGGCAGCATGTTTTAGACCGTTTATTGCCCTGGAGCGTATATCGCGACGTTCTCGGTGTGGGGTTCCTTCTTAATTTCAGTGCATTGATGCGGGCACAGGTGAAAACCGAAGACGCCATCGAGATGCTGAGTCGCTATGCGCCGCCCTGGTTGTATGAGCGCTTAGCTGCCACTCAGCACCAGGTCAGACAAGGTAACCACCTCGGTCTGGCATTACGCAATGCCGGCTACGGTTTCCCTTCCCCACGTGCTATCGACAAGTTGGTCCTGCTGACCGATGGCGATAACGCTGAAATCATTATTGAGAACTTTGCTCGAGCCTGGCTTGTGCAAACTGTAGTCCGGATCAAGCGGACGGCGTCCTTACTTTCCAACCTCGCATTGGGCGCCAACGCTGGATACATGATCCTGATCGTCCTTGCTACACAAAACCTCAACGACCTCGTGGGCG